The genomic segment GCGACGCGTTCGCGAGCCGTTCCGCAATGCGGCGGCCATGCGCGCCGCGGAGGGCATGGATGCGTTCGCCGAAGGAGAGCTGGAGCGGCTGTTCACGTTCTCGAGCAGCTACTTCCGTGTGCGCTCGACGGCCGAGGTCGACGGCGTTTTCCAGTCGGTCGAGGCCCTGCTGTACCGCGAAAACGGCGAGGTCTTCGTGCTCCACCTGCTGCCGCGACGCGGCCCCAACATCGTCGGGGTCGATCTTGCAGCCACTGCTCGTATCGACGATACGAGCTTGATCGGAGCTTATTGAAGTGGGCAGCAAGACCCTGATCATCCAGATCGGCGCGCGGCGCGCTTGCGGAGCCGTCATCGAGTCGAGCATCGGCTCGCTGCACGTGACGCAGATCGTGGACCGGCCGTCGGTCGAGGAAGGACTGGGCGCGCTTGCCGCATTTGGTCCCTTCGATCGGGTGGTGGCCTCGCTGCCCGCCGAAGACGCTGCGTTCCGCATCCTGACCCTGCCCTTCCACGACCGGCGCCGCATCGCGCAGGCGGTGGGCCCTGCTCTCGAAGAGCACGTTCCGCTCTCGCTCGATGAAGCCGCGGTCGCCTGGGACTACAGCGGCCCCCAACGAAGCGGCGACGTCATCGCCGCCATGGCGCCGATCGCCCGGATCGAAGAGGTTCGCGCGCGAATCGAAGCGGCCGTCGGACAGCCGCGCCGTCTGCTGTGGACGCCGTCGGTGGTGCTCGCCGCCTACCGTCAGGCCATGGGCGAGAACGCCAGCTTCGTCGCCCTCGACGTGGGTCCCGACGGCGCCATCGTCGCATCGGTGCAGGAGGGCGCGTTGCGTGCCCTTCGCATGGTCGCGCCGTGCGAGCTGGATCTGATGAAGCGCAACGTCGTGTGGTCGGTGCGGACCATCGCCGCGCCCGGCGATCGCATCGTCATCGGCGGCCCGTGGGCTTCGCGGCTTGGCACGATGCTCGAGAAGGAGTTGACGGACCTTCGTCTGGAGCCGCTTCCGGCCGCCTCGCCCGTCGCAGGCTTCGGCGACCGCGACTGGCGCGAGCTGACCGCCGTCGCCGGCCTGGTGCTCGCGGCAGCCGGCGAGCACGCGCCGCCGTCGATCGATTTCACGCCGGCCGGCGGCGGCCTGCTCGGCATCCGCTCCCTTTCGGAGCTTCCTGACGAAGCGCGACCGGTGCTGCGATGGGGCGCGGCAGCTCTGGCACTGCTGGCCCTGTCGATAGGCCTGGACTACTTCGAGCTGATTTCGCAGCGCAACGCTGTCGCCGACCGCGCCGAAGAGATCTATGTCACGGCAATGCCGTCGGGCAGCGGCGGCACCGGCCGCAAGCTCAAGATGGAGATGCGGCTGAACGAGCTCACGACGCGCGCGGGCAGCATCGGCACGGGCGCCTCCGCCTCGCCGCTGCAGGTGATGGCGGTGCTCTCGCAGTCGGTTCCGAAGAGCCTGGCCGTGGAGCTCTCGCAGCTCGAGCTGCTGCCGCCCAACGTCAAGATCAGCGGCAACGCCGAATCCTTCGAGGCGGTGACCAAGCTGCAGGAAGCGTTGCGCAAGAGCGGCAGCTTCAACCGCGTCGATGTCCGTGAGGTGCACGCGGCCGTCAGCGGCGGCGGCGTCGATTTCCTGCTCGACCTGGGCATCGGCGAGGGCGAGCCGCGTGCGACCGCGACGGAGGCGCGCACAACAGCGCCCGCGCCTGCCGCGCGTGAAACGGCCCCGCCGCCATCACCGCCGCCGAGCCCCGATGCAGCAGCGGCCGGCGACGATGCGGGCGGCGAAGAAGCGGCCGACGCTGCGCCCAAGGACGCAGCGAAGGTCGATGACAATCCGCGGCGGGATGGCGGCGAACGCAGCGCCAAGGCGGCCGCCAAGGCCGCAGCCAAAAAGGAAGCCAAGCTGGCGGCCAAGACCGCGCTCAAGGCGGAGCGGCAGGCTCAGCGCGAAGCCGAGAAGAAGGTCCGCGCCGAGGCGAAGGCGCGCAAGAAGGCCGAGCGGGCCGCCGTCGGAAAGAAGCCGCGCCAGGGCAAGACCGGCGGCGCCAAGGATGCGCGCTCCGACAAGCCGCGCCCGGCCAGGCCGCGCGCGGACAAGGCGACGGACGGACGAGATGGCGGCTCGATCCGCGACGCGGGAGGCGATGCGTGAAGCAGTTCCTGCATCAGATCGAGCTGGCGCTTTCGCGGCTGAGCCCGCGCGAGCAGCGGCTGGTCGCCATCTTCGGCGGCCTGCTCGCCGTCGTGGTGGTCTGGTCGTTCCTGCTCGCACCGGTGCTGGCGGGACGCCAGCAGCTTGCCGAAGAGATCGTCACGCTCAGCGAGGACCTCGCCGACCTCGAGAAGCTCAGCCGGCAGATACGCGCGGCGCAGGCCGGCGGCGCCGCCAAGGCGCGGCCGACCGAAAGTGACGCAGGCTTCTCTCTGCTGGCGTTCGTCGACAAGGCAGCGCGCGCATCGCTTCGAGCCGAGTCGATCGCCGCGATGAGCCCCGGACAGCGTGCGCTCGATCAGGGCCGGCAGGAAAGCATGGTGGAGCTTCGGCTGTCGGCCGTCACGCTGCCGGAGATCGTCGAGCTGCTGCGCAGCATCGAGGACGACGACAGCGCCGTCTACGTCAAGCAGTTCCACATGAAGAAGCGCTACGAGGATCCTTCGCAGTTCGACGTCACGCTGGTAACGGCCACCGTCACGCGCATCTGATCCGTCCGGCCGATGCGCATTCTGGCCTTCCTGATCCTGTTCCTGATCTTCGTCGCCGTGACCGCGCCGCTCGAAAAGCTCATCACGCCCTACCTCAGCTCGCTGGCCGCAGCCGGCGTCGACGTGCGCATCGGGAGCGCACGGCTGGCGCTTCCCGCCGGCCTGCGCGTGAGCGACGTGCGGGCCAGCAGCGAGGACTTCGACTTCGATGTCGGGCTGGACTCTGTCTATGTCGGCATCAACCGCAGTTTCGACATCGACGCCTGCGGCGGCACCGTTCGCGGCCGCCTTCAGGGTGACCGCCTGGAGATGTCGATGCGCGGCTTCGACCCGTCACGGTGCCTGCGCATCGGACAGGTGACGCTGGAAAGCCCCATCGACGGCACCGTCGAGCTCCAGGGCCTGTCCGTCTTCGACCTGCGGCTGCGGCCCGACAGCCGCGCCAGCATCGACCTGCGCTCGGCCGGCGGGATCTTCGGCGGGCATCTGCCGTTCATCGGACCGCAGGGACCGACGCTGGTGCCCGTCGGCGACTGGGAGTTCGGCGACGTCGTCATGCGCGGACGGTTCGAGGGCGGCAGATTGCTGGTCGAGGAAGGCCATGCGCTGACGAGCGGCGTGCAGTGGGAGCTGACGGGCGCCACGCTCAAGCCGGCCGATGGCGATACGGAGGAGCTGCGCATCGATTTTCGCGCACGCATGGTCGAGGAGTCGCCGCGTGCGAACATGCTGATGGGCCTGTTGCCCAAGGCCACGGCGGACGCCGACGGATGGCGTCGCTACCGGCTGGTCACGACGGCAGGCGGACCCAAGCTCATCGGTCTGCAGTAGCGCGCACGTCCGTCGACCGTCGCCATCGGCCGCGCGCCTCCCTGTTGTCCCCCGGATACACACACGCGCAGTCATGACACGCCGTATGCAACTTTGCGGCTAAAGAAAGCCGTTGCCATCCCGGCAACCTCGCCCCCACTCAAGACGAGCGTGCTCGCGATGTGGCCGCTGCACTACGACCGGCCGCGCACAGCCGCTGAGCGTCTCTGACTGCCCAACAACTTTCGCCTGTCGAGTTGCGACCGCAGCAGTACGTGGCGGCGGTCGTTGCCCACATCGCGGATCGTACCCGTTGACGGTGACACCACGGCAGACTAGCGCGGGACCTCGACAGGGCTTGTCATGCCGCGAGCCCGGAGGGTCTCGTCATGATGGATCGTTTTCCGTGGGCGCGCTCGGCGTGGCGCGATGCGGCTGTGGTGGTCGTGCTGCTCGCTTCTGCTTCGCCTGTTTCGGCCAGCTGTCCCGAGTTCCGGCGTTTGGCCGAAGCGGCGCTTCCGTCGCAGGTCGGCAACCGTCTGGCTCTCGCCAAGCTGCTCAACCCGCCCGTCCATCCGCAGCTGCCGGACTTTCTGGCAGAACCGGCCAACATGCGGCGCACGCTGATCGGCCTTCGCACCGTCGGCCTGAAGCCCGACCGCAAGAGCTGCGGCCTGAGCAAGGGCAGCCGTCGCTCGGCATCCGCGTCCACCGAGTGCCTGCTGCGCAGCGCCAGGACCGGGGACTCCGGCCGCATCCGTGTCGCCGAGGGCGAGATCGCGGTCGCCGGCTCGCCGCCGGTGCATGTGGCTTTGCACGGCATCGTCAGCCTCACCAGCGATGCCGCGGTGATCAACACGGCGCGCGCCGCCGCTCGTTCCTGGGGCGTGCCGGTGGAGGAGATCCAGCGAAGCGATCAGGGGCTGATCGTGCAGCGCCATACCACCGTCTCCGCCCAGCCATCCGCTCATGCCGTGCAGGCGCGGGATTCCCCGGTCCGTAGCGTCGCACCGCTCGTCGAGCTGCAGCCGGGGCAGGTTCGTGTGCTCGCCGGCCGGCAGGTAGCCGGCGTGCCCGTGCTCGGATCGGGGCTGGAGGCCGTGCTGGACGGCGAAGGCCGAATCGTTCGCACCAACATTCGCTGGCCGCGCTTCTGCATCGACCCTCAGCTCGTGACCAGGCTGGACGAGAAGCTGGCTGCGCGCCAGCAGGTGATCCAGAAAGTCGTCGACTCGCTGACGGAGAAGAACGCATGCGGCTCGCTCAGCCGCCTCGGCGCCAGCATTCTCTACGTGCGGTCGGCCTCCGGGCGCTGCTATGTGCCGGCGCTCGCCCTTCATCCCGTGCAGAAGGACGGCGTCAACGCCGCCCTGGAAGGCGAGCCGCAGTATCTGATTCCGCTGCTGCGCGAGGATCCGCCAAACGGTCAGGAGAATATCGCGCAGCCGCGCAAGGAAGAACCGATGCTGGCGAGCGGCACTACACAGCAGCAGCCGATCAAGTGATGAAGAGGATCGCGGCGGATGACCGCACGACGACTCGCGCCGAACGATGCCTGGCGACGATGCTCTCCCCCGTCGAGAAAACGGGATCCGCGCGACCGGCACCGCGCGACGGCAGGCACGCACCGACCGTCATCGCATCGGCCGCTCTCGCCCCCACGCAAGAAGTCGAGTCGTCGTTCCGAGCCGCCTTCGGCTGTTCTTGCGCGGCGCGCCGGCGACGGCGGCGGCTGAAGCCTGCTGAAGTTTCGCTTCGGCCCGCCCGGCTGTTCCTGCTCCGTTTCGCGATGTCACGTCACGGGATGATTGACGGCAACAGCGCAGCGCAGTAGCCGCGAGCACTGGAGGGGCGCGCATTTTCGGCGGGCCCGGTGGGTTTCAAGGAGGGTTTGTCCATGACGATCCTGCATCAGTGCGTGCCACGCACGGCGTGGCACGTCCTTCTCGCCATCGCTTCTGTCTTCGCTTCCGCTTCCCCCGCTCTCGCAAATCATCTCGAAGCGAAGATGTACGGCGTCGACAACTGGGACCTCGACTGTTCGGGCAACAGCCTGAACTGGAGCGCACAGGTCGACCGCTGGTACAACGAGATGGACGATCACGGCTGGTACACTCGCGACGGTCGCTTCGTCGACACCGGCATGGACCGCAGCCCCTTCTGCGATCCGGACAGCGGCGCCTCGCCGTGCGTCGACCACAACCGCATGGACGACGGCGACGCCGTGATGGTTTTCTATCACGGCGGTGACAGCGGCAATCACTGGCGCGCGCTCGTGCGCAGCGACGGCGGCGCCGCCGTCAACGACTGCTACATCGACTCGCCCGAATCCTCGACGGAAGGCGGCAACGGTGCCGAGCTGTTCGCCGGCGACATGGACATGGAGTTCCTGCACCTCTCCTCGTGCCAGAGCCTCGACGACGACAACCTCAACCACGCCTGGCGCATGATGCGCGATCCGATCGATTCCCCCGCCAGCGGACAGCGCCTGCATCAAGTCGGCGGCTTCCACGGCTGCATGTGGATCGGTTCGAGCTGGCGCGACGACTACGAGGATTTCGCGGACGATGCCTTCTCGACCTCGATCAAAAACGCATGGCTCGACAACCACTACCGCAACAACGTCGGCGAGGACGACGAGGAGCAATGCCCCGTCGCCATGGCCATCGGCACCAGTGAGGCCGACTGCTTCAACCGCATAGACAACGAGCGTTACAACAACATCTTCGGCGACCCCGCCGGCAATAACTACTACTGCTACTACTTCTTCGACGGCTGTAACCCCGCCTGCGAAGATGCGTTCAACGATCCCAACGACTGAGGGGAGGAAGCCATGAAGACTGTCGTGACCGTCGCGTTTCTCTTCTCCGTGGCGCTTCTCGGGTCCGCTCCGGCCGCAGCGCAGCAGAGCTGCGAGGACTTCCGCACGCTCGCCGAAGGCGCCGTTCCATCCACCGTCGGCGACCGTAGCGTGATGGACCAGCTCCTGAATCCGCCCATCGCCAAGCCACAGCTTCCCGACTTCCTGGCCGACCCGACGAACATGCGACGAGCCCTCAAGCTGCTCGGCTCCCGCGGCCTGAGAGCCGACCCGAGCGACTGCAGGTTCGCCGGCAAGCTCCGGAAAGGTGCGGTCGGCCAGGATCCTGGACAGGAGATCGACTGCACGCTGCGCAGCCGGCGCGCGAATGAGGCCGCGCGTCTGGATCTCGCCCGAGGCAAGGTCACCTATCTGAATTCGGACCGGAACCACGATGGCGCCGCGGGCATCGAGAACACGACCAGCGACCAGGACGCCGTCGCGCGCACCATGCAGGCCGCGCTGGCTTGGGGTGTTCCCGGCGAGGAGATCCGCCCGCCGGGCAACGGCCTGCTGGTTCGTCACTTGATGGCGTCCAGTGTGCCGCTGGTCGACGAGCGGCCGATCACGGAGCAGGCCAAGACGCACACGGCGGAGATTCACGTGATCACGGGCCGCCACGTCGGCGGAGTACCGGTCTTCGGATCGCTGCTGAAGACGGCGATCGACGTCAACGGGCAGGTCGCGCGCACGCACATCCGATGGCCGCGCTTTTGCCTGGTGCCGGGCCTGCAGCAGAACCTCGACGAGACGCTGATGAGCCGCGAGGAGGTCATCCAGAAGGTCGTCGAAACGCTGGGGGCGCAGAACAAGTGCGGGACGCTGAGCAAGCTGCGCGCGAACATCATGTACGTGCGCACGTCGCAGGAGTCGGAGGCGGAGGTCAACGACTCGCGCGACGAGTCGAATACGACGCGCGGCGACGACGATCGCGGCGTCGCCGGCGAGGACCCTGCCGACGGCGGCGAGCCCTGCTACATGCCGGCGCTGACGCTGCACGCATTTCCAAATGAGCCGGAACCGGACAGCGGACAGATCGGCATGGGGGCGCCGGAGTACGTCGTGCCCTTGATCCGGGCGGATCCGACACGGGGGTAATTCAGGCGGATCCGCCGCCGAGCGCGCCAGGAGCGGCCGAGGAGGAGAGCGGTGCTTCTGGCGCGCGGTCGGCCTGGGGCGGCGCGAATCGGCACGGCCGATGCAGCCGCGTGCAGCGCACCGCGCTCAAACACCGGCGACATTTCCTACGCGCTCGGCAATCGCCCGCACCATCGCCACGTTGTGCGAATGCCCGGTCTTGCGCGCGTGGATGTGCGCCCGGATCGGCGCGCCCAGCAGATAGAAGTCGCCCAGGATGTCGAGGATCTTGTGGCGGGCCAGCTCCTCGGGAAAGCGCAGCTCGGTGTTCACGATGCCGGTCTCGCCGATGAGGATGAAGTTGCTGAGCTGACCGCCCTGCCCCAGCCCCGCGCTCTCCAAAGCCCGAATCTCGTCGACGAAGCCGAATGTTCTGGCGGGCGCGATCTCGCGCTTGAAGTCCTCGACGCTGCGCATCTCGAAGGTGTAGGTCTGATCGCCGATCGGCGCCGGGTAGGACAGCTCGTAGGTGATGCGAAGGCCGTCGTAAGGCCGCACCGACAGGAACTGCCCCGGCGCCGGATCGATTCGGATCTCTTCGAGCAGCCCGACCGCGGCAATGTGCGAGTCCTGCTCTTCGATCCCGGCCTGCTCGACCAGCTCGCACAGCTCGACGGCCGAGCCGTCGAGGATCGGCACTTCGCCTTCGATCTTCACCAGCAGGTTGGTGATGCCGTAAGCATGCAGCGTGGCCATCAGGTGCTCGACCGTGCGCACCGCCAGACCCTTCTTGTACAGGGTGGTCGCGTAGCCGGTGGAATCGACGTTCCCGACGACGGCTTCGACCTCGCCGCCACCGGAGACGCTGCTGAAGACGATGCCGCTGCCGGGCGGCATCGGATGCAGGATGATGCCGGTGCGCACCCCGCTGTGCAGGCCCAGACCGGCGCCGACCACCGAGCGCGCCACCGTGCATTCGCGGACTCGCGGCTCCCAGGCCGCGCCGGATCGCGCAAGCGACGCGACGGCCTGTGCCGCGCGCGCCGCCTCACGCTTGCGGCCTCGATCCAGCGCGTTGCCGACCGCATCGACGAGCGCCTCGATGCTGAAGGGCTTCTCGATGAAGTCGGCCGCGCCGAGCTTGGTCGCGCGCACGGCCGTTTCGATGCTCCCGTGTCCCGAGATCACGATCACCGGAAGGCGCGCGTGCTCGTGCTTGAGCTTCTCGAGCACCTGGATGCCGTCCATGCCCGGAAGCCACACATCCAGCAGCACCAGGTCCGGACACTGCACGCGCGCCGCGGCCAGCGCCTCCAGGCCGTCGCGCGCATAACGGACGCGGAAGCCCTCGTCCGTCAGCACCGCGCCGATGGTGTCGCGAACGGTGGAGTCGTCGTCGACGACGAGGATGCTGCGATACACCGGCGCTGCCCTCATGCCCGATGCTGGCCGGACGAAGCCGGGAACTCAATCACGAAGCGCGTTCCCTGCGGCTGATTGGGGCGCACGCGCAGGTAGGCGTGATGGTCGGCGGCCATCGAGGCGACGATCGCCAGGCCGAGGCCGGTGCCTTCGGGCTTGGTGGAGAAATACGGCTCGAAGATGCGCGAGCGCGACGACGCGGGAATGCCGGGGCCGGTGTCGCCAACCTCGAGCACGACCCGCGAAAGATCGGCGTCGTGACGCGTGGTGACCTCGATCGCCCGCGGCGAGCCATTGTTCGAGGAGACCGCCGAGACGGCGTTGTCGAGCAGATTCATCAGCGAACGCTTGACCGCATCGCGATTGATGCGCACCGGCGGCAGGTCCGTGCCGGCGTGGAAGCTGAGCGAAATGTCGGGGCGCGACTGGCGGTACAGCGGCAGCGTCTCCTCGACCAGCGGGTTGAGGTCCTGCACCGTCTTGTCGGCGCTGGCGGACTGGGCGAATTGCGAGAACTCGTTGACGAGCTGCTTGAGGCCGTCGACCTCGTTGACGATGGTGGCCACGCACTCCCGCACCAGCTCGGCATCGCCGCCCGGGAGTTGCGTGCTCAGGCGCCGGCCCAGGCGCTGCGCGCTCAGCTGGATCGGCGTAAGGGGATTCTTGATCTCGTGCGCGACGCGGCGCGCGACCTCGCGCCAGGCCTCCATGCGCTGGATCTCCTGGATCTGCGAGACGTCCTCGAAGAACAGCACCGAGCCCATCGGCTCGGCGCGGCCGCGGCGCAGGTTGGCGGCGGTCACCAGCAGCGTGCGCTCCTGATCGAGCAGCTTGACGTTGATGCCGCTGCCCGGGACCAGCCGTCCCAGCTGCACCTCGCGCAGCATCGTGACGACCTCGCCGAAGCCTGCCTCCTCGAACACCTCCTCGGCGCTGCGTCCGACGCTGCTCTGCTCGCGCAGACCCAGGAGCTGGAGCGCCGCCGGGTTGATCGTGCCGATGCGGCCGTCGGGGCCGATGGAGACGACGCCGGCGGCGATGTTGGCCAGCACGTTCTCGATGTACAGCCGCCGCTCCTCCAGCGCGTCGCGGCTGCGCTTGAGCTCGGCGGTCATGGCGTTGAACGATCGCACCAGCGTGGCCACCTCGTCGCCGCCCTCCTCGGGCAGCGCCACGTCCAGGTGCCCGGCCGCGACCTCGCGCGTCGCTTCGGCCAGATGTCCGATCGGATCGGTGATCCCACGCGCCATGTAGAGGCCGAGCCAGGTGGCCGAGAACACGACGACGAGCGAGGCCAGCAGCATCGTCATCAGATAGATGTTCTTGAACGGCTGCTTGTTGAGCTTGAGGCGGCGGAACTCGCGGAAGGAGTCGAGAATCTGCGCGGCCCACGCCCGCGGGCTTTCGCCGATCACCTTCTCGACGATGACGACGCCGAGCAGGCTCTCGTCGCCGCCGCGAATGGGCGCGGAGCCGCGGATGATGTCCGTCGTTTCCTGGCTGTCCACGCGCGTGAGCACCTCGCCGCGGCGCGCCGCCGCCAGCATCTCCTCCTCGCCATGCAGCGGATTGACGTTCGCCGATTCGGCCGCGCCAACGACCACCATCGGTTTGCCATTGGCATCCAGGACCTCGATGCGCGCCAGCCCATGCACCTGCTGCTCGGCGCTGAGGCGTGCCCGCAGGCCCTCCTTCTTGTTGCGGTCGATGAGACCGCCCTGCGAGATGTCGCGCGAGAGCGCCCGCGCATGCGCCACCGCATCATCGGCGGCGTCGCGATAGTAGGAGCGCGCCATGCCGTAGGCGCCGTCGAGAGCTTCTTCGACTTCGGTGCCCAGCCAGTCGTCGATGCCGTTGGCGACGAACTGATACGACATGATCACCATCACGACCGCAGGGAACAGCGCGATCGTGACGAAGGCCAGCACCATCGAGGTCCGAAGGTGGCTTCCCATGATGCCGCGGCGGCGCTCGAGCAGCAGCCGCAGCACGTTGCGCACCGTCAGAAAGGCGACCAGCAACAGCAGGACGATGTTGAGATTGACGAGCAGGAACGAGAGGACGTTGCCGGCCGCGCCCCGCGTCTCGGGATTGCCGATCTCCCAGATCGCGAAGGCGGCCACGGCCACGCCCGCGGCCACCACCGTCCACATCTCGCGGCGGCGGCGGCGCTGCTCGGAAGTTGGCTCGTTGCCGCCGTTGCTCATGGCTGCGAACTGGTCAGTCGAAAAGGGAGCGCTGCTCGCGTCGCGGCGTCACGCCGAGGTGCTGGTAGGCGCGCGCGGTGGCAACGCGTCCTCGCGGCGTCTTCTGCAGGAAGCCGCAGCGGATCAGGTACGGCTCGTACACTTCCTCGAGCGTGTCGGCGTCCTCGCCGAGCGCCGCGGCCATCGTCTCGATCCCCACGGGGCCGCCTTCGAACTTCTCGACGAGGATCGAAAGGAACCGCCGGTCCATCGCATCGAAGCCGGCGGCGTCGACGCCGAGGGTCTGCATCGCGGCCTCCGCCACCTCGGCGGTGATGTGGCCGCGGGCCTTGACCTGCGCATAGTCGCGCAGACGGCGCAGCAGCCGGTTGGCGACGCGCGGCGTGCCGCGCGAACGCTCGGACACCAGGCGGGCGGCATCGTCATCGATACCGATACCGAGCCGGCGCGCCGAGCGCCGCACGATCTCGGCCAGCTCGAACGGCTCGTAGAACTCGAGTGTGAACGTGTTGCCGAAGCGTGAGCGCAGCGGGCCGCTGAGCATGCCCGAGCGCGTGGTGGCTCCGATCAACGTGAAGCGTGCCAGCGACAGCGAGATCGACCGAGCCGACGGCCCCTCGCCGATGACGATGTCGATGCGGTAGTCCTCCATGGCCGGGTACAGGATCTCTTCGATCGCCTTGCCGAGCCGGTGGATCTCGTCGATGAACAGGACGTCGCCGCGCTCGAGCGAAGTCAGGATCGCCGCCAGATCGCCCGCCTTCTCGATGACCGGTCCGCTGGTGGGGTGGATGCGCCCGCCCATCGCGCGCGCCACGATGTGCGCCAGAGAGGTCTTGCCGAGACCCGGTGGTCCCACCAGAAGCAGATGATCGAGCGTCTCGCCGCGTGCCCGGGCTGCCGCGATCGCGATCTCCAGGTTCCGGCACACCGCGCCCTGCCCCACGTAGTCGGAGAGTGACTCGGGGCGCAGGCTGACTTCGCCGGGAAGCTCTTCGGCGGCGGCGACGGGTGTGTTCGGTTGCTGCGTGGTCATCGGCTAGGCCGCGCTCGGTGGCTGCTTGCTCAGCGCGCGACGAATCAGGTCCTCGATGGTCCCGTCGCTGCTGGCGGCTGCCACCCGCACCATGCGTTCGGCCTCGCCCCGCTTGTAGCCGAGTCCGACGAGAGCCGACACCGCATCCTCTTCTATACCGTGCGCAGCCGCCGCGCCCGCTGCCGGCTCGGGCGACATCTTGCCGCGAAGATCGAGCAGCACCCGTTCGGCCGTCTTCTTGCCGATGCCGGGGACGGCGACGAGCTTGGCAAGATCGGAGGCAGCCACGGCCTTGGCCAGCTCGTCGGGGGCGATGCCGGACAGGATCGAGATGGCCAGGCGCGGGCCGATGCCGCTGACGCCTCGCAGCAGATTGAAGGCGCTGCGCTCCTCGGCGGTGGCGAACGCGAACAGCTCGAGCGCGTTCTCGCGCATGTTGGTGATGGCGAGCAGTTCCACCGGCGCACCCGCCGGTGGCAGCGCGTAGAACGTCTGCAGGGAGATCTGGGCCTGGTAGCCGACGCCGCCGCAGTCGATCAGCACCTCGCCCGGCTGTTTGGCGGCAAGGGTGCCGCGGAGGCGGCCGATCATTGGTAATCGCCTCCGCCGCAGGCGTCGGCTGTTGGGTAATCGCCTCCGCAGGCGGCGGCTGTTCGGTAATCGCCTCCGCAGGCGTCGGCTGTTGGGTAAGCGCCTCCGCAGGCGTCGGCTGTTGGGGCGGCGGGTGTTGTTGCGGCGGGGACGCGGGCGCTGCCTGCTCCCCAGCGGCGGCGGGCGGGGCTGCTCATAGCCTTGCCGTGCGCCAGCTGCGGCCGCGACCTCGGGTCAGGCCTCGCAGGGACAGGGCGTCCGAGACGCGGGCATCGAAGCGGCCGCTCAGGCCATGGCACAGAGCGGCGGCAAGAGCGTCGGCGGCATCCGTCCTGGGCAGCTCGGCCAGGGAGAGAAGTCGCGCGATGGCGGCCTGAACCTGTGCCTTGTCGGCCTTCCCATAACCGACGACGGCCTTCTTGATCATCATCGGCGTGTACTCGTTGACGCGAATGCCGCGGGCGGCAGCGGCG from the Candidatus Limnocylindrales bacterium genome contains:
- the ruvB gene encoding Holliday junction branch migration DNA helicase RuvB, which produces MTTQQPNTPVAAAEELPGEVSLRPESLSDYVGQGAVCRNLEIAIAAARARGETLDHLLLVGPPGLGKTSLAHIVARAMGGRIHPTSGPVIEKAGDLAAILTSLERGDVLFIDEIHRLGKAIEEILYPAMEDYRIDIVIGEGPSARSISLSLARFTLIGATTRSGMLSGPLRSRFGNTFTLEFYEPFELAEIVRRSARRLGIGIDDDAARLVSERSRGTPRVANRLLRRLRDYAQVKARGHITAEVAEAAMQTLGVDAAGFDAMDRRFLSILVEKFEGGPVGIETMAAALGEDADTLEEVYEPYLIRCGFLQKTPRGRVATARAYQHLGVTPRREQRSLFD
- the ruvC gene encoding crossover junction endodeoxyribonuclease RuvC, with translation MRVLGVDPGTIVCGWGVVELDGARLTHVASGTIEAGRGDVACRLSLVYAELLAVVDQHSPTDVSLERNFVARNVQSAFRIGEARGVAMAAAAARGIRVNEYTPMMIKKAVVGYGKADKAQVQAAIARLLSLAELPRTDAADALAAALCHGLSGRFDARVSDALSLRGLTRGRGRSWRTARL
- the ruvA gene encoding Holliday junction branch migration protein RuvA → MIGRLRGTLAAKQPGEVLIDCGGVGYQAQISLQTFYALPPAGAPVELLAITNMRENALELFAFATAEERSAFNLLRGVSGIGPRLAISILSGIAPDELAKAVAASDLAKLVAVPGIGKKTAERVLLDLRGKMSPEPAAGAAAAHGIEEDAVSALVGLGYKRGEAERMVRVAAASSDGTIEDLIRRALSKQPPSAA